A window of Pusillimonas sp. T7-7 contains these coding sequences:
- a CDS encoding CidA/LrgA family protein produces the protein MLFAITILFMMQAAGEVLARLTGLPLPGPLIGMLLMLAALMAYGRVPAGLRDTCHHVLRHLMLLFVPLVAGIMMYFGPLEREWIPFLLACIGGVALTIIVTAVTLRWMIRITGREES, from the coding sequence ATCTTGTTTGCAATAACCATTTTATTCATGATGCAGGCCGCGGGTGAGGTCCTGGCGCGGCTTACGGGCTTGCCTTTGCCTGGCCCGCTTATCGGTATGTTGCTGATGCTGGCCGCACTGATGGCATATGGCCGGGTGCCTGCCGGTTTGCGTGATACCTGCCACCATGTGCTCAGGCATCTAATGCTGCTTTTTGTGCCGTTGGTGGCGGGCATTATGATGTATTTCGGGCCGCTGGAGCGCGAGTGGATTCCGTTCCTGCTGGCTTGTATCGGTGGTGTCGCTCTGACGATTATCGTTACCGCCGTGACGCTGCGCTGGATGATACGGATCACGGGGCGTGAAGAATCATGA
- a CDS encoding LrgB family protein, which produces MSNNLLAAWIYLADTPLFWLSLTLAAYLLAAMVYQRSGGNPILLPVLTAVILVIAFLYATDTPYPVYAKHTWLLQFLIGPATVALAIPLYSQLGRLKRLFLPIMVALLAGSACAILSALGIAWLMGASLQTQLSLGPKSATMPIAMEVAAISGGLPSLTTVAVAITGISGAMMTGQLLRLLKVRDPATQGFALGLSAHAIGVARAFQVNETAGAFAALGMGLNGIATAVLVPVLLSLLALF; this is translated from the coding sequence ATGAGCAACAACTTGCTTGCCGCATGGATCTATCTGGCCGATACGCCGCTATTTTGGCTGAGCCTCACCCTGGCAGCCTACTTGCTTGCCGCGATGGTTTATCAGCGCAGCGGGGGCAATCCGATATTGCTGCCCGTTCTGACTGCCGTCATTCTGGTCATTGCGTTTTTGTACGCAACCGATACGCCTTACCCGGTATACGCCAAGCACACCTGGTTGCTGCAGTTTTTGATAGGTCCGGCAACCGTGGCGTTGGCCATACCTTTGTATAGTCAACTGGGTCGTTTAAAACGCCTGTTTTTGCCTATCATGGTGGCATTGCTGGCCGGTTCCGCCTGTGCCATTTTGTCAGCCCTGGGCATCGCCTGGCTGATGGGCGCCAGCCTCCAGACACAGCTTTCATTAGGTCCCAAGTCGGCGACCATGCCCATTGCAATGGAAGTCGCCGCAATCAGCGGCGGCCTGCCATCGCTGACGACAGTGGCGGTTGCGATTACCGGTATTTCCGGCGCCATGATGACGGGTCAGCTGCTTAGACTGCTTAAAGTCCGTGATCCTGCTACCCAGGGTTTTGCCCTGGGGCTCAGCGCCCATGCCATAGGTGTGGCCCGGGCTTTCCAGGTCAATGAAACGGCCGGCGCCTTTGCTGCCCTGGGGATGGGGCTAAATGGTATCGCCACTGCTGTGCTGGTGCCTGTTCTGCTGTCTTTGCTGGCGCTTTTCTGA
- a CDS encoding acyl-CoA synthetase: MTSIFDQDLPQTPANYAAMSPLSFIERSAATYPQQLAVVHGTGPQALRRNWSELYRRCRQLASALSNSGIGKGDTVAVMLPNTPPMVEAHFGVPMAGAVLNTINTRLDPKMVAFMLDHGEAKVVIVDPEFAPTISKALSLRTSSAPIKVIDAADSLYTGSNSPIGDFEYEDFIAGGDPEFAWELPGNEWDAIALNYTSGTTGNPKGVVYHHRGAATAAISNILEWDMPKHAVYLWTLPMFHCNGWCFPWAVAARAGVNVCLRRVEPQAIFDAIREHGVDHYCGAPIVHGMLVNAPDSLKQGVPQGVKAMVAGAAPPASMIEGMERMGFNLLHVYGLTETYGPATVCAQHHNWGDLDIGERARLNSRQGVTYHLERGIAVMNPETMQSVPADGETMGEIMFRGNITMKGYLKNPKATQEALSGGWFHSGDLAVMDPDGYIKIKDRSKDIIISGGENISSIEVEDILYRHPDVLAAAVVARSDPRWGETPCAFIELKDGAQATPESIIEHCKKHMASFKVPRKVVFCELPKTSTGKIQKFELRKQAEALETAAAQ, from the coding sequence ATGACCAGCATTTTTGATCAAGACTTGCCTCAAACGCCCGCCAACTATGCGGCAATGTCGCCGCTGTCCTTTATTGAACGTTCCGCCGCCACGTATCCGCAGCAACTGGCCGTGGTACACGGAACAGGCCCGCAGGCCTTGCGTCGCAACTGGTCCGAGCTGTATCGCCGTTGCCGGCAGCTTGCCAGCGCCCTGAGCAATTCAGGCATAGGCAAGGGCGACACCGTTGCCGTCATGCTGCCCAATACACCACCCATGGTCGAGGCTCACTTCGGCGTACCCATGGCCGGTGCGGTACTCAACACCATCAATACACGGCTCGATCCAAAGATGGTGGCTTTCATGCTCGACCATGGCGAAGCCAAAGTCGTGATCGTCGACCCCGAGTTTGCGCCTACCATAAGCAAGGCGTTGTCCTTGCGTACATCGTCCGCACCCATCAAGGTCATTGATGCGGCCGACAGCTTGTATACCGGATCCAACTCACCCATAGGCGATTTCGAGTACGAAGACTTTATTGCGGGCGGCGACCCTGAGTTCGCCTGGGAGCTGCCCGGCAACGAATGGGACGCCATTGCTCTGAACTATACCAGCGGCACGACCGGCAATCCCAAAGGCGTGGTCTATCACCACCGTGGCGCGGCTACGGCCGCCATCTCGAATATCCTGGAATGGGATATGCCCAAGCATGCTGTCTACCTGTGGACGCTACCCATGTTCCACTGTAACGGCTGGTGTTTTCCGTGGGCGGTGGCGGCACGCGCCGGTGTGAATGTATGCTTGCGCCGTGTCGAGCCCCAGGCCATTTTTGATGCCATACGCGAACACGGCGTCGATCATTATTGCGGTGCGCCCATTGTGCACGGCATGCTGGTCAATGCCCCAGACAGTCTCAAGCAAGGCGTTCCGCAAGGCGTCAAGGCCATGGTGGCAGGCGCGGCGCCACCCGCTTCCATGATAGAAGGCATGGAGCGCATGGGCTTCAATCTGCTGCACGTCTATGGCCTGACCGAAACCTACGGACCCGCCACGGTGTGCGCTCAACATCATAATTGGGGTGATCTCGACATAGGTGAACGGGCACGCCTGAATTCACGCCAAGGTGTCACTTACCACCTTGAGCGCGGTATTGCGGTCATGAACCCTGAAACCATGCAGTCGGTACCTGCCGATGGCGAGACCATGGGTGAAATCATGTTCCGCGGCAATATCACCATGAAGGGTTATTTGAAAAACCCCAAGGCCACGCAAGAAGCACTGTCGGGCGGCTGGTTCCATAGCGGTGATCTGGCGGTCATGGACCCGGATGGCTATATCAAGATCAAGGATAGAAGCAAAGACATCATTATTTCAGGGGGCGAAAACATTTCGTCCATCGAAGTGGAAGACATCCTGTACCGGCACCCTGATGTGTTGGCAGCAGCGGTGGTTGCACGTTCCGACCCGCGCTGGGGCGAAACGCCTTGCGCCTTCATTGAGCTGAAAGACGGCGCGCAGGCTACACCCGAGTCCATTATCGAGCATTGCAAAAAGCATATGGCGAGCTTTAAGGTGCCACGCAAAGTGGTGTTTTGCGAGCTACCCAAAACCTCTACAGGCAAGATACAGAAGTTCGAATTGCGTAAGCAGGCGGAAGCCCTGGAAACGGCTGCTGCTCAATAG
- a CDS encoding YajQ family cyclic di-GMP-binding protein, with protein MPSFDVVSEVDKHELSNAIDQANRELSTRFDFKGVDAKFELDGFVVTQTAPSVFQLNQMLDILRGRLTARSIDIRCMEVGDPLENLGGARRKVTIRQGIEQAVSKKLIAELKAAKLKVEAQINGEKLRVSGKKRDDLQNAMALMRKSDVDLPLQFNNFRD; from the coding sequence ATGCCTTCATTTGATGTGGTTTCCGAGGTCGACAAGCACGAGCTGAGCAATGCTATCGACCAGGCCAATCGTGAACTGTCCACCCGTTTCGATTTCAAGGGTGTGGATGCCAAGTTTGAGCTTGATGGTTTTGTCGTGACGCAAACCGCGCCCAGCGTGTTTCAGCTGAATCAGATGCTCGATATTCTGCGTGGTCGCCTGACTGCCCGCAGCATCGATATACGTTGCATGGAAGTGGGCGACCCATTGGAAAATCTGGGCGGGGCGCGCCGCAAGGTTACGATCCGCCAGGGTATAGAGCAGGCCGTATCAAAAAAACTCATTGCTGAGCTCAAGGCTGCAAAACTTAAGGTCGAGGCGCAAATCAATGGCGAAAAACTACGGGTATCAGGCAAAAAACGTGACGACTTGCAAAACGCCATGGCGCTGATGCGCAAGTCAGACGTCGATCTGCCGCTGCAGTTCAATAATTTTCGCGACTAG
- a CDS encoding dihydrodipicolinate synthase family protein yields the protein MPKGQEQEFHGVFPYLVSPINHQGLVKQAVLTRLCHDLIAAGVHGLAPLGSTGEFAYLNAEQRSEVVQTVVTAAAGKVPVVPGVASTTIRDAQEQARRYEAMGANGILAIMEAYFPVDDDGVYKYFKAIADATSLPVVIYTNPNFQRSDLSIPTIERLSHIPNIRGIKDASSNTGRLLSIMNRVEGRIEVFAASAHIPAAVMLIGGKGWMAGPACVAPRQSVKLYELCRAQKWNEAMELQRSLWRLNQIFAKYNLAACIKGGLSLQGYDVGVPLAPQAPLTEAGMAEVAAVLRSIDAL from the coding sequence ATGCCCAAAGGCCAAGAGCAAGAGTTCCACGGTGTTTTTCCCTATCTGGTGTCGCCTATCAACCATCAGGGCCTGGTCAAACAGGCTGTGCTTACCCGCCTGTGCCACGATCTGATCGCCGCCGGAGTGCATGGGCTGGCCCCGTTGGGATCAACCGGCGAGTTTGCCTATTTGAATGCCGAACAGCGTTCCGAAGTGGTCCAGACCGTAGTGACAGCCGCGGCAGGCAAGGTGCCGGTGGTGCCCGGTGTGGCCTCTACAACCATACGCGATGCACAAGAGCAGGCGCGCCGCTACGAAGCCATGGGCGCCAACGGCATCCTGGCCATCATGGAAGCGTACTTTCCTGTGGACGATGATGGGGTCTACAAATATTTCAAGGCGATTGCCGATGCCACATCGCTACCCGTGGTCATCTATACCAACCCAAACTTCCAACGCAGCGACCTGAGCATACCCACAATCGAACGGCTCAGCCACATACCCAATATACGCGGCATCAAAGACGCTTCTTCGAACACCGGCCGCTTGCTGTCCATCATGAACCGGGTCGAAGGCCGCATAGAGGTATTCGCCGCAAGTGCACACATACCTGCTGCCGTCATGCTGATAGGCGGCAAGGGCTGGATGGCCGGACCCGCGTGCGTGGCGCCTCGGCAAAGCGTCAAACTGTACGAGCTTTGCCGGGCCCAGAAATGGAATGAAGCCATGGAGCTGCAACGCAGCCTGTGGCGTCTGAACCAGATATTCGCCAAATACAACCTGGCGGCCTGCATCAAGGGGGGCCTGAGCCTGCAAGGCTACGACGTGGGCGTACCCTTGGCGCCGCAAGCTCCTCTGACTGAAGCCGGCATGGCTGAAGTTGCAGCGGTCTTGCGCAGCATAGACGCGCTTTGA
- a CDS encoding ABC transporter permease → MNIHAMRAIYLFEMARTWRTLMQSIIAPVISTSLYFVVFGAAIGNRITEVGGISYGAFIVPGLVMLSLLTQSISNASFGIYFPKFTGTIYELLSAPISYMEITISYVGAAATKSIILAAIILLTATFFVPLRIDHPVWMLFFLVMTSLTFSLFGFIIGIWADGFEKLQIVPLLIVTPLTFLGGSFYSIDMLPPFWQTVTLFNPVVYLISGFRWSFYSIADVNIYVSLGMTLFFLGLCLVLVAWIFRTGYRLKP, encoded by the coding sequence ATGAATATTCACGCCATGCGCGCCATTTATCTTTTTGAAATGGCCAGAACGTGGCGCACCCTGATGCAAAGCATTATTGCGCCGGTCATATCCACATCGCTGTACTTCGTGGTGTTTGGCGCCGCAATCGGCAACCGCATCACGGAAGTCGGAGGCATCAGCTATGGCGCTTTTATCGTGCCCGGTCTGGTCATGCTTTCATTGCTGACGCAAAGCATATCCAATGCATCGTTCGGCATTTACTTTCCGAAATTCACCGGCACCATATACGAGCTGCTTTCCGCCCCGATATCGTATATGGAAATCACGATCAGCTATGTGGGCGCAGCCGCCACAAAGTCGATTATTCTGGCAGCCATCATCCTGCTCACCGCCACGTTCTTTGTGCCGCTCCGTATCGATCATCCGGTCTGGATGCTCTTTTTCCTGGTGATGACTTCGCTGACCTTCAGTTTGTTCGGCTTCATCATCGGCATCTGGGCCGATGGCTTCGAAAAGCTGCAAATCGTACCCCTGCTGATCGTCACTCCCCTGACTTTCCTGGGTGGCAGCTTTTACTCCATCGACATGCTGCCGCCCTTCTGGCAAACCGTTACCCTGTTCAACCCGGTAGTCTATTTGATCAGCGGGTTCCGCTGGAGCTTTTACAGTATTGCCGATGTCAACATATATGTGAGCCTGGGCATGACCTTGTTCTTTCTGGGATTGTGCCTGGTGCTTGTTGCCTGGATATTCCGCACAGGCTATCGGCTGAAACCCTGA
- a CDS encoding ABC transporter ATP-binding protein has product MPPIITVSNLDKTYASGFQALKGVNLEIHRGEIFALLGPNGAGKTTLISIICGLAKPSGGTVTADGHDIVKNYRAARSKIGLVPQELTTDAFETVWATVSFSRGLFGKPADPAHIEKILRQLSLWSKKDNQLITLSGGMKRRVLIAKALSHEPQILFLDEPTAGVDVSLRKEMWEVVRSLRDTGVTVILTTHYIEEAEEMADRVGVINNGEILLVEGKQELMRKLGKKQLTLQLHEPLQAIPQSLADYQLALSDDACEIIYTYDTQHEHNDMAALFKDLGLAGIAFKDLQTKQSSLEEIFVKLVRSSA; this is encoded by the coding sequence ATGCCCCCCATTATTACCGTATCGAATCTTGATAAAACCTATGCCTCGGGTTTTCAGGCGCTCAAGGGCGTCAACCTGGAAATCCACCGGGGCGAGATCTTCGCACTGCTGGGCCCCAACGGCGCAGGCAAGACCACGCTGATCAGCATCATCTGCGGCCTGGCCAAGCCCAGTGGCGGCACCGTCACCGCCGATGGCCACGACATAGTCAAGAACTACCGCGCCGCGCGCTCGAAAATCGGCCTGGTGCCGCAAGAACTCACTACCGACGCCTTCGAAACCGTCTGGGCCACTGTCAGTTTCAGCCGCGGCTTGTTCGGCAAGCCCGCCGACCCGGCGCACATAGAAAAAATCCTGCGCCAGTTGTCTTTATGGAGCAAGAAAGACAATCAGTTGATTACGCTCTCGGGCGGCATGAAGCGACGTGTATTGATCGCCAAGGCTCTCTCGCACGAACCGCAGATTCTGTTTCTGGACGAGCCTACGGCAGGCGTGGACGTTTCGCTGCGCAAAGAAATGTGGGAGGTCGTGCGATCATTGCGCGATACCGGCGTCACAGTCATTCTTACCACCCACTACATCGAAGAGGCCGAAGAAATGGCCGATCGGGTCGGTGTCATCAACAATGGCGAGATCCTGCTGGTCGAGGGCAAACAGGAACTCATGCGCAAGTTGGGCAAGAAGCAATTGACGCTGCAACTGCACGAACCCCTGCAAGCTATTCCGCAAAGCCTGGCCGATTACCAACTGGCGCTGTCGGACGATGCATGCGAAATCATCTACACCTACGATACACAGCACGAGCACAACGACATGGCTGCGCTATTCAAAGACCTGGGCCTAGCGGGCATAGCATTCAAGGACTTGCAAACCAAGCAGAGCTCGCTTGAAGAAATTTTTGTGAAACTGGTACGGAGCTCAGCATGA
- a CDS encoding bifunctional ADP-dependent NAD(P)H-hydrate dehydratase/NAD(P)H-hydrate epimerase has product MNAPDHNLSLLTTTQMAQADQAAIQSGISGIALMEAAGAAVADAVNSRWGRRPVTILCGPGNNGGDGFVAARHLRDAGWPVRLGLLGGKALLSGDAAHHAQLWGDEVQPLTPALLDGAGLVIDALFGAGLSRPLSGAAATTVAALIECGLPVCAVDVPSGLDGNTGQVLGLAAPASLTVTFFRKKPAHVLFPGRQLCGDVQVADIGILDSVLDSLPLATFQNGPGLWLSRYPWPALEGHKYQRGHALVVGGRLMTGAARLAAMACARVGAGLVSIAAPAAVWPVYASNMTSIMVHLLRESGALDEILTDGRINVLVVGPGAGVSDLTRTHALQALASGRSVVLDADAISVFGSDPQALFAAVAGPCVLTPHEGEFNRLFSTGGHKLDKARQAACISSAVVVLKGADTVIAAPDGRAVVNTNAPPYLATGGTGDVLAGLIAGLMAQGMAAFDAAAAGVWLHGETARLFGPGLLSEDLPGMLPRVLRRLLRHDLSR; this is encoded by the coding sequence ATGAATGCTCCCGACCATAATCTGTCGTTGCTCACGACGACGCAAATGGCGCAAGCCGATCAGGCCGCCATTCAATCCGGGATCAGCGGCATTGCCCTGATGGAGGCGGCAGGCGCGGCGGTGGCTGACGCCGTGAATTCACGTTGGGGACGCAGGCCCGTAACGATACTGTGCGGGCCCGGCAATAATGGCGGCGACGGCTTTGTGGCCGCCCGTCACCTTAGGGATGCGGGCTGGCCGGTACGCTTGGGTTTGCTGGGTGGCAAGGCCTTGCTGAGCGGTGATGCAGCCCACCATGCCCAATTATGGGGTGACGAAGTTCAGCCCCTGACTCCCGCATTGCTCGATGGAGCCGGCCTGGTCATCGATGCCTTGTTTGGCGCGGGTTTGTCGCGTCCATTGAGCGGCGCTGCGGCCACCACCGTTGCCGCACTGATCGAATGCGGGCTTCCGGTTTGCGCTGTTGATGTTCCCAGCGGTCTGGATGGCAATACCGGCCAAGTACTGGGCCTGGCGGCGCCAGCAAGCCTCACGGTCACCTTCTTCCGGAAAAAGCCAGCTCATGTGCTTTTTCCAGGCAGGCAGTTGTGCGGAGACGTTCAAGTGGCCGATATCGGCATTCTGGATTCGGTACTCGACTCGCTGCCTCTCGCCACCTTCCAGAACGGCCCAGGTTTGTGGCTGTCGCGCTATCCCTGGCCAGCGTTGGAAGGGCATAAGTACCAGCGCGGACACGCCCTGGTTGTGGGCGGGCGGCTCATGACAGGGGCGGCCAGGCTGGCGGCCATGGCTTGTGCACGAGTAGGCGCCGGTCTGGTCAGCATAGCTGCCCCGGCAGCGGTCTGGCCTGTTTATGCCAGCAATATGACCAGCATTATGGTGCACTTGCTGCGTGAGTCGGGTGCGCTGGACGAAATCCTGACTGACGGGCGCATCAATGTTCTTGTGGTGGGTCCCGGGGCAGGCGTATCGGACCTGACTCGCACGCATGCACTGCAGGCCCTGGCCAGCGGCAGGTCCGTCGTGCTCGATGCCGATGCCATCAGTGTATTCGGCTCTGATCCACAAGCCTTGTTCGCTGCGGTGGCGGGGCCTTGCGTGCTGACGCCGCACGAAGGCGAGTTCAACCGGCTGTTTTCGACCGGCGGCCATAAGCTCGACAAGGCGCGTCAGGCGGCGTGCATCAGCAGTGCAGTGGTGGTGCTCAAGGGCGCCGACACGGTAATTGCCGCGCCTGACGGGCGTGCGGTCGTCAATACCAATGCCCCTCCTTATCTGGCTACCGGCGGCACGGGCGATGTGCTGGCGGGCCTGATTGCCGGCCTTATGGCTCAGGGCATGGCGGCTTTCGATGCAGCAGCGGCCGGCGTCTGGCTGCATGGCGAGACGGCCAGGCTGTTCGGGCCCGGGCTGTTGTCCGAAGATCTGCCCGGCATGCTGCCCCGCGTTCTGCGGCGCCTGTTGCGGCATGACCTATCGCGTTAA
- a CDS encoding HAD family hydrolase, giving the protein MSDVIALIFDFDDTLAPDSTSGFLADMGVDVEQFWTDRVGPLLFEQDWDPVPAYLYQMIALSDSASHGLITRERLEDWGRRLPLHAGVETLFSRLREMVKAQHPQVQLEFYLISSGIGDVVRQTPVAHEFTDIWASEFMYDRAGAIRFPKRVVSFTDKTRYLFHIQKGIVGPSSRNKPFEVNRKIAPDKLRIPFEQMIFVGDGYTDIPCFSLIRRSGGVAFGVWDPRHRDKRSRAWGFIQEGRVSNLNQARYDDEAELYQWLEEAVESLAGRISLNNRIYRG; this is encoded by the coding sequence ATGTCTGATGTCATTGCCTTGATTTTCGATTTTGACGATACGCTTGCACCCGACAGCACCTCAGGGTTTCTGGCTGACATGGGAGTCGATGTCGAGCAGTTCTGGACGGACCGCGTGGGGCCCTTGCTGTTCGAACAAGACTGGGATCCGGTCCCGGCCTATCTGTACCAGATGATAGCGCTGTCCGATTCCGCAAGCCACGGTCTCATCACACGTGAGCGCCTGGAAGATTGGGGCAGGCGTTTGCCCTTGCATGCAGGGGTCGAGACCTTGTTCAGCCGATTGCGTGAAATGGTCAAGGCTCAGCATCCGCAGGTGCAGCTTGAGTTTTACCTGATTTCCAGCGGCATAGGCGATGTTGTGCGCCAGACGCCTGTTGCACACGAGTTCACCGACATCTGGGCTTCAGAATTTATGTATGACCGGGCCGGGGCGATTCGTTTTCCCAAACGGGTGGTCAGCTTTACCGACAAGACGCGCTACTTGTTTCATATACAAAAAGGCATTGTTGGCCCGTCCTCGCGCAACAAGCCTTTTGAAGTCAACCGCAAGATTGCACCAGACAAACTGCGCATTCCCTTCGAGCAGATGATTTTTGTGGGCGACGGCTATACCGACATTCCTTGTTTTTCGCTTATACGCCGCTCCGGCGGCGTAGCTTTTGGCGTGTGGGACCCTCGTCATCGCGACAAACGAAGCCGGGCCTGGGGGTTTATCCAAGAGGGCCGTGTCTCCAATTTGAACCAGGCGCGCTATGACGACGAGGCCGAGCTGTACCAGTGGCTCGAAGAGGCGGTGGAAAGCCTTGCAGGCCGCATTTCCCTGAACAATCGGATTTATCGTGGTTGA
- the tadA gene encoding tRNA adenosine(34) deaminase TadA: MRLALEQAELAYAAGEVPVGAVVLDAQGQLIGAGSNRTIGAHDPTGHAEIVALRAAAAHVRNYRLPGASLYVTLEPCAMCMGAMLHARLARVVYGAVDPKTGACGSVLSVHTVPQLNHQTAVEGGVLAEECGELLRRFFRERRAQAKTAPAA, from the coding sequence ATGCGGCTGGCCCTTGAGCAGGCGGAACTGGCCTATGCCGCGGGCGAGGTGCCTGTGGGCGCCGTGGTGCTGGATGCGCAGGGGCAACTGATAGGCGCGGGCTCCAACCGCACGATAGGAGCTCACGACCCCACCGGACATGCTGAAATCGTTGCCTTGCGGGCAGCGGCGGCGCATGTTCGCAATTACCGCCTGCCTGGCGCCAGTCTTTACGTGACGCTGGAACCCTGCGCCATGTGCATGGGAGCGATGCTGCATGCGCGGCTGGCTCGTGTTGTGTACGGGGCGGTCGACCCCAAAACAGGCGCTTGTGGCAGCGTACTCAGCGTGCATACCGTGCCGCAGCTGAATCACCAGACCGCCGTCGAAGGCGGGGTGCTGGCCGAGGAATGCGGGGAACTGCTTCGGCGCTTTTTCCGTGAAAGGCGTGCCCAGGCAAAAACTGCACCGGCGGCCTGA
- a CDS encoding LD-carboxypeptidase yields MTQQQHEHDHHHDHHAHSHSKPGGIYLISPSGAVADATTLDLARQRLADLGFKTVVDRTALAVHERFAGTDKQRLAAIARSLKQKHPIVMTTRGGYGLNRLLPFIDWEQVADSEKIFVGLSDFTAFNLALLAKTGASSYTGPTAIFDFGAKKLDELTAALFVESMHQELEILSFETQDADPVDARGVLWGGNLAMVASLIGTPYMPKIRGGILFLEDIGEHPYRIERMLTQLLHAGILGRQKAIVLGRFTEYRLGGADRGYDLPSTVAWLRSAVKVPVITGLPYGHVKVKATLPIGKKVGIATEPGMAHLVLEEHF; encoded by the coding sequence ATGACCCAGCAGCAACATGAGCACGACCATCATCATGACCATCACGCGCATTCTCATAGCAAGCCAGGTGGCATCTACCTGATTTCCCCCTCTGGTGCGGTGGCCGATGCGACCACGCTGGATCTGGCGCGTCAACGGCTTGCGGACCTGGGCTTCAAGACAGTCGTCGATCGCACGGCCTTGGCTGTACACGAGCGCTTTGCGGGCACCGACAAGCAGCGCCTCGCCGCCATTGCCCGTTCACTCAAGCAAAAACATCCCATCGTCATGACCACGCGTGGCGGGTATGGGCTTAACCGGCTGCTGCCGTTCATAGACTGGGAGCAGGTGGCCGACAGCGAAAAAATATTTGTAGGCCTGAGCGACTTCACGGCTTTCAATCTGGCGTTGTTGGCCAAGACCGGGGCCAGTAGCTATACCGGCCCAACCGCAATATTCGACTTTGGCGCCAAGAAACTCGACGAGCTGACGGCCGCGCTGTTTGTGGAAAGCATGCATCAAGAGCTGGAAATCCTGAGTTTTGAAACCCAAGATGCCGATCCCGTTGATGCGCGGGGCGTATTGTGGGGCGGTAATCTGGCCATGGTCGCGTCCCTGATCGGCACGCCTTACATGCCCAAGATCCGGGGCGGCATCCTGTTTCTGGAAGATATAGGCGAGCATCCTTATCGTATTGAGCGCATGCTGACCCAGCTTTTGCATGCGGGCATACTTGGGCGCCAAAAGGCCATTGTGTTGGGCCGTTTCACCGAATACCGGCTGGGTGGCGCCGACAGGGGCTACGATCTGCCGTCCACCGTTGCGTGGCTGCGTTCTGCCGTCAAGGTGCCGGTCATCACAGGTTTGCCCTATGGCCATGTCAAGGTCAAGGCCACTTTACCCATAGGAAAAAAGGTAGGTATCGCCACCGAGCCGGGCATGGCGCATTTGGTGCTTGAAGAGCATTTTTAA